A single Pedobacter sp. PACM 27299 DNA region contains:
- a CDS encoding glycosyltransferase family 2 protein: protein MTAASVAVVILNWNGKTLLEKFLPGVMRSSYPNLQIIVGDNASTDDSVAFLRKHYPEIRLIENDGNYGFAEGYRRLLDQVDAEYYVLLNSDVEVPENWIHPVIDLMETDDKIAAAQPKIKWQQDKTKFEYAGAAGGYLDLHCFPFCRGRLFDTVEDDHGQYNDAKEIFWASGAALFIRSKCWKESGGLDADFFAHMEEIDLCWRLKNMGYKIMYCPDAEIYHVGGGTLNANNPYKTYLNFRNNLIIMQKNLPLSDAYFRIFIRFFIDFVALVHFLAQGKLDFAMAVSKAHFHFFQMIFSNGKKRTKQQIAYHKHTGHYSSSIVYAYFIKKIRFFSGLGI, encoded by the coding sequence ATGACAGCAGCAAGTGTAGCAGTAGTAATTTTAAATTGGAACGGAAAAACACTTCTGGAAAAATTTTTACCGGGTGTAATGCGCTCTTCCTATCCCAATTTACAGATTATAGTGGGCGACAATGCTTCTACGGATGATTCTGTTGCATTCCTGCGTAAACATTACCCGGAGATTCGTTTAATTGAAAATGATGGCAATTACGGCTTTGCAGAGGGCTATCGCAGATTATTGGATCAGGTTGACGCAGAATATTATGTGTTACTAAATTCTGATGTCGAGGTTCCTGAAAATTGGATTCATCCAGTGATCGACCTGATGGAAACAGATGATAAAATTGCGGCTGCACAACCAAAGATCAAATGGCAACAAGACAAGACGAAATTTGAATATGCCGGTGCCGCAGGTGGATACCTGGATTTACACTGTTTTCCATTCTGCAGAGGGCGCTTGTTTGATACAGTTGAGGATGATCATGGTCAATACAATGATGCAAAAGAGATTTTCTGGGCAAGTGGTGCTGCATTATTCATTAGAAGTAAATGCTGGAAAGAATCTGGTGGTTTAGACGCCGACTTCTTCGCACACATGGAAGAAATCGATCTTTGCTGGCGCTTAAAAAATATGGGATACAAAATTATGTATTGCCCGGATGCCGAAATATACCATGTTGGCGGAGGTACATTAAATGCCAATAATCCTTATAAAACCTATCTGAATTTTAGAAATAACCTGATCATCATGCAGAAAAACCTGCCTTTATCAGATGCTTATTTCAGGATCTTCATTCGCTTTTTTATAGATTTCGTAGCGCTGGTTCACTTCCTGGCACAAGGCAAATTAGATTTTGCAATGGCAGTCAGCAAGGCACATTTTCATTTCTTCCAGATGATATTTTCCAATGGAAAGAAAAGAACAAAACAGCAGATTGCTTACCATAAACATACCGGGCATTATTCTTCCAGCATTGTGTATGCTTATTTTATCAAAAAAATCAGGTTCTTTAGCGGATTAGGTATTTAA
- a CDS encoding WbqC family protein, with the protein MQSLAIFPLFYLPPVSYFKELKHFGNEFVLEKEEHFPKQTFRNRASIYSPNGSLDLIVPVIRGKKLHTKMKDVKISNDFNWQRLHWKSLESCYRNSAYFEYYEDEFARFYHEKFDSLFDYNQEIMDWLFKQLKITPKFELTEEYLDDVPAALDLRSGPVFKKPAGEFKPYFQVFDDREGFKPNLSIVDLLFNQGPQAKSYF; encoded by the coding sequence ATGCAAAGTTTAGCTATATTCCCCCTTTTTTATCTTCCCCCAGTAAGTTATTTCAAAGAATTGAAACATTTTGGAAATGAGTTTGTGCTGGAAAAAGAGGAACATTTTCCGAAACAAACCTTTAGAAATCGAGCTTCAATTTACTCACCTAATGGGAGTTTGGATTTAATTGTTCCTGTGATCCGCGGCAAGAAATTACACACCAAAATGAAGGATGTAAAAATTAGTAATGATTTCAATTGGCAACGCCTGCATTGGAAGAGTTTAGAGAGCTGCTACCGCAATTCCGCTTATTTTGAATATTACGAGGATGAATTTGCCAGATTTTACCACGAAAAATTCGATTCTCTTTTTGATTACAATCAGGAAATCATGGATTGGCTGTTCAAGCAATTGAAAATTACACCGAAATTTGAATTGACGGAAGAATATTTAGATGATGTTCCGGCAGCGCTTGATTTGCGTTCTGGACCAGTCTTTAAAAAACCAGCGGGAGAATTTAAACCTTATTTCCAGGTCTTTGACGACAGAGAAGGATTTAAGCCAAACTTAAGTATTGTGGACTTGTTGTTTAACCAGGGGCCTCAAGCGAAATCCTATTTTTAA
- a CDS encoding lysophospholipid acyltransferase family protein — translation MIKKSFSYIGVVFLNFLSLLPMQLLYFISAICYYILYYVIGYRKTVVRENLVNSFPEKSISEIIRIEKKFFKYFADLTVEVIKMRSISKKEVQKRVKFTNLHLVEAYFSKGESVLACTGHYGNWEWGMLALGAQLSKKAYVIYKPLNNTIFDDWFLKMRSKFGNVGVPMRQTLRSLASTRNEATMFCFASDQSPVRGEAHYWLNFLHQDTAALLGLEKIALQTNRPIFYFKLKYLKRGYYEVDCVPICPIPKETKEHEITDTHFSFLEQIINEEPSYWLWSHRRWKTKREYAS, via the coding sequence ATGATAAAAAAAAGCTTTTCTTATATAGGAGTAGTTTTTTTAAACTTTTTATCTCTTCTACCAATGCAGTTGCTATATTTTATTTCAGCAATCTGTTACTATATCCTATATTATGTTATAGGATACAGAAAAACGGTAGTGCGTGAAAACTTAGTTAATTCTTTTCCGGAAAAAAGCATTTCAGAAATCATTCGTATAGAAAAAAAGTTCTTTAAATACTTTGCAGATTTAACTGTTGAAGTGATTAAAATGCGGTCCATTTCTAAAAAGGAAGTACAAAAACGGGTCAAATTCACCAATCTTCATTTGGTAGAAGCCTATTTTAGCAAAGGAGAAAGCGTGCTGGCCTGTACCGGGCATTATGGCAATTGGGAATGGGGAATGCTGGCATTAGGCGCACAGCTTTCCAAAAAAGCGTATGTGATCTACAAACCGCTTAACAATACTATTTTTGACGATTGGTTTCTCAAAATGAGAAGTAAGTTCGGTAATGTTGGCGTACCTATGCGACAAACTTTACGCAGCCTTGCGAGCACCAGAAACGAAGCCACTATGTTCTGCTTTGCAAGTGATCAAAGTCCGGTTCGAGGAGAAGCACATTATTGGTTAAATTTCCTGCATCAGGATACCGCTGCTTTGTTAGGCCTGGAAAAAATAGCATTACAAACAAATAGACCCATCTTTTACTTTAAATTGAAATACCTTAAAAGAGGTTATTATGAAGTAGATTGCGTACCCATTTGTCCAATACCAAAAGAGACAAAAGAACACGAAATTACCGATACACATTTCAGTTTTCTGGAACAAATTATTAACGAAGAACCTTCATATTGGCTTTGGAGCCATAGGCGATGGAAAACAAAACGAGAATACGCATCATGA
- the corA gene encoding magnesium/cobalt transporter CorA, producing the protein MAKPAKHKKKRQHLALPHAGSSPGMVYIDPNALKPIIKLYKYNADIYELRELNDISMLKPLLQDKTHTFWVEIKGFNSLALFETLSRDFDVNKLILEDITRTYQRPKQEEYEHHVFAVSRMLQFDEAQNLENQQYSFLLTDNALFTFQEKYEDCLAPVRSRLKIGKGNIRIGGSSYLMYALMDIIIDTYFEILGAWGDELDNIEDRLFDKPDKSVMFDTQLIKRNLINIRRVAWPERDKLNDILRSDSHLISDQTKMYIRDAYDHCIQIIDIVESLKEISASNIDMYLSIISNRMNEIMKVLTIISSIFIPLTFIAGIYGMNFANVDPISGKLLPQNMPELYQANGYLYTMLVMAAIAVLQVIYFWRKGWFK; encoded by the coding sequence ATGGCTAAACCAGCAAAGCACAAAAAGAAACGCCAGCATTTAGCGCTGCCTCATGCCGGATCTAGTCCGGGGATGGTTTATATTGATCCTAATGCTTTAAAACCCATCATTAAGCTGTATAAGTATAATGCAGACATTTATGAACTGAGGGAATTGAATGACATCAGTATGCTAAAACCCCTGTTGCAGGATAAAACGCATACATTTTGGGTAGAGATTAAAGGCTTTAATTCTTTGGCTTTGTTTGAAACATTAAGCAGGGATTTCGATGTCAACAAGTTAATTCTTGAAGACATCACCAGAACTTATCAACGGCCAAAACAGGAAGAGTATGAGCATCATGTTTTTGCGGTGAGTAGAATGCTGCAATTCGATGAGGCTCAAAACCTGGAAAACCAGCAATACTCTTTTCTGCTGACGGATAATGCGCTGTTTACTTTTCAGGAAAAATACGAGGACTGTCTGGCGCCGGTGCGTTCCCGACTAAAAATAGGGAAGGGCAATATCCGGATAGGCGGGAGCAGCTATTTGATGTATGCCCTTATGGACATCATTATAGATACTTATTTTGAAATACTTGGAGCCTGGGGTGATGAATTAGACAACATTGAAGATCGTTTATTTGATAAACCAGATAAATCGGTCATGTTTGATACGCAATTGATCAAAAGAAACCTGATCAATATCAGAAGAGTGGCTTGGCCGGAAAGGGATAAATTAAATGATATTCTGCGCAGTGATTCTCATTTGATTTCTGATCAGACGAAAATGTATATCCGTGATGCTTACGATCATTGCATTCAGATTATAGATATTGTAGAATCGCTTAAAGAGATTTCGGCGAGCAACATTGACATGTATTTGTCGATCATCAGCAATCGGATGAATGAGATCATGAAGGTGCTGACCATCATTTCTTCGATTTTTATTCCTTTAACTTTCATTGCCGGAATTTACGGAATGAACTTTGCAAACGTTGATCCAATCAGCGGTAAACTACTGCCTCAGAACATGCCGGAGCTTTATCAGGCAAATGGTTACTTATATACGATGCTCGTGATGGCTGCTATTGCAGTACTGCAGGTCATATATTTCTGGCGTAAGGGATGGTTTAAATAA